One genomic window of Caenorhabditis elegans chromosome I includes the following:
- the skr-2 gene encoding Skp1-related protein (Confirmed by transcript evidence), translating to MADQKEASEAAKNREIKISSSDDEIFLVPRNVIRLSNTLNTLLVDLGLDDDEGTNAEPIPVQNVTASILKKVINWCTKHQSDPIPTEDSEKKTDGSIQDWDKKFLDIDQGTLFELILAANYLDIKGLLDVACQSVANMIKGKSPDEIRRAFNIKDDFTAEEREQIRKENAWCDD from the exons ATGGCTGACCAAAAGGAAGCATCCGAAGCAGCAAAGAACCGCGAAATCAAGATCTCGTCTTCGGATGATGAAATCTTCTTG GTCCCACGCAATGTGATCCGTCTCTCAAACACTCTCAACACTCTTCTTGTGGACCTCGGGCTCGACGACGATGAAGGAACCAACGCTGAGCCAATTCCAGTGCAAAACGTCACTGCCTCGATTTTGAAGAAGGTTATCAACTGGTGCACCAAACACCAGTCCGACCCAATTCCAACTGAAGACAGTGAGAAGAAAACGGATGGTTCCATCCAAGACTGggacaaaaaatttctcgataTTGACCAAGGAACCCTTTTCGAGCTCATTTTG GCTGCCAACTATTTGGACATCAAAGGACTTCTTGATGTCGCCTGCCAGTCTGTCGCCAACATGATCAAGGGAAAATCTCCAGATGAAATTCGTCGTGCTTTCAACATCAAGGACGACTTCACTGCAGAGGAGAGAGAGCAAATCCGTAAGGAAAACGCCTGGTGCGATGATTAA
- the skr-1 gene encoding Skp1-related protein (Partially confirmed by transcript evidence), whose amino-acid sequence MADQKKVSEAAKEREIKISSSDNEIFLVPRNVIRLSNTINTLLMDLGLDDEEGTNAEPIPVQNVTASILKKVISWCNHHHSDPISTEDSDNREKRTDDIGSWDVEFLKVDQGTLFELILAANYLDIKGLLDVTCKTVANMIKGKSPEEIRRTFNIKNDFTPEEEEQIRKENAWCED is encoded by the exons ATGGCTGATCAAAAGAAAGTATCCGAGGCGGCAAAGGAACGCGAAATCAAGATATCGTCTTCGGATAACGAAATCTTCTTG GTCCCACGCAATGTGATCCGTCTCTCAAACACTATCAACACTCTCCTGATGGATCTTGGACTCGACGACGAAGAAGGAACCAACGCTGAGCCAATTCCAGTTCAAAACGTCACTGCCTCGATTCTGAAGAAGGTCATTAGTTGGTGCAACCATCATCACTCCGATCCTATCTCGACTGAAGATTCCGATAACCGCGAGAAAAGAACTGACGACATAGGCAGCTGGGACGTCGAGTTTCTTAAGGTTGACCAAGGAACCCTTTTCGAGCTCATCTTG gctGCCAACTATTTGGACATCAAGGGACTTCTTGATGTTACCTGCAAGACTGTTGCTAACATGATCAAGGGAAAATCTCCAGAAGAGATTCGTCGCACTTTCAACATCAAGAACGACTTCACCCCGGAAGAGGAAGAGCAAATCCGCAAAGAGAATGCCTGGTGCGAGGATTAA
- the F30A10.14 gene encoding Saposin B-type domain-containing protein (Confirmed by transcript evidence) produces the protein MKPIIPCLFILSLFNPIFAQTAYSQVCKFCTGELEVPTVWNQFQVLLRSVCRWLTIGKVECKAIVDTAEMDESSYKNVYPYLVEMKNMACNKYKKEYCSL, from the exons atgaaaccgaTCATACCCTGCTTGTTCATTCTCTCTCTATTCAATCCG ATCTTTGCGCAAACAGCATATTCGCAAGTATGTAAATTCTGCACAGGAGAATTAGAAGTTCCAACAGTTTGGAATCAGTTTCAAGTTCTGCTCAGAAGTGTGTGCAGATGGCTTACAATTGGAAAAGTGGAGTGTAAAGCAATTGTTGATACAGCTGAAATGGATGAATCTTCGTATAAAAATGTGTATCCCTATCTTGTGGAAATGAAGAACATGGCCTGTAACAAATATAAAAAGGAGTATTGTTCACTATAA
- the calm-1 gene encoding EF-hand domain-containing protein (Confirmed by transcript evidence) has protein sequence MGNNASSLSELNLFSKGGVFTREQLDEYQDCTFFTRKDIIRLYKRFYALNPHKVPTNMQGNRPAITTLTFEEVEKMPELKENPFKRRICEVFSEDGRGNLSFDDFLDMFSVFSEMAPLQLKLKYAFRIYDYDGDELLGHDDLSKMIRSLTRDELSDVEVEFIIERIIEEADLDGDSSINFAEFEHVVSRSPDFIRTFHIRI, from the exons ATGGGAAACAATGCAAGTTCATTGTCAGAACtaaaccttttttcaaaaggaGGAGTCTTTACAAGAGAACAATTAGATGAATATCAa gattgcacatttttcacgAGAAAGGACATAATTCGACTATACAAAAGGTTTTATGCATTGAATCCACATAAAGTTCCAACAAATATGCAAGGAAATCGGCCTGCAATTACAACGCTGACTTTTGAAGAAGTTGAGAAAATGCCAGAATTAAAG GAAAATCCATTCAAACGACGAATCTGTGAAGTTTTCTCCGAAGACGGACGCGGAAATTTATCATTCGACGATTTTTTGGACATGTTCTCAGTGTTTTCGGAAATGGCACCACTCCagttaaaactgaaatatgctttcagaatttatg aTTACGATGGAGATGAACTTCTTGGACATGATGATTTGAGTAAAATGATTCGAAGTTTAACAAGAGATGAGCTGAGTGATGTAGAAGTTGAATTTATAATTGAACGAATTATTGAAGAAGCTGATTTGGATGGAGACTCGAGTATAAACTTCGCAGAATTTGAACACGTTGTCTCTCGATCACCTGACTTCATTAGAACTTTTCATATCAGAATTTAA
- the twk-29 gene encoding Potassium channel domain-containing protein (Confirmed by transcript evidence) translates to MSLLLFFGLGRCLQHNRRAIAVNGFIIVFLIIYTTIGGFIFLNFEFEYQQYMKQNATLEKRLCIESLLNRDNRLRLTRASDVAAAIAERCLTENVKDDRMQWSFKSAALYSLGILTTLGYGKIEPQTINGRISTVIYGFFGIPLTVILLTNFGRYLEAMATRFRRLISCRRRREDEDENVSGSTLFFIVLVYLILGATMIPLMSGQFDFFNGIYYAFICLTAIEYGDIIPQNNWFLPISVFYMCTGLAISTIALDIGSIYVRKLHFIGKKIKNIANIRIWFGARNLEVRELITAVGQNIGIDQNVIADIDIDTLVKTAIQVKLGRLSRVPQTHMIVEGIWPPELVPLFMKDGQFPLFVDSEDDLTDMRPKKFSVHFEDEPMMSEIEDTSDSETAADKSQTTSSRLSPIPRRRAMQAKLNGSTDSDQACHDGVMNVSTTITSDLSTDA, encoded by the exons ATGTCGCTTCTCCTGTTCTTCGGGCTTGGACGG TGCCTTCAACACAATCGAAGAGCAATAGCCGTCAATGGATTCATTATAGTCTTTCTGATAATTTACACAACAATTGGAggattcatatttttaaattttgagtttgaatACCAGCAATATATGAAACAAAATGCGACACTGGAAAAACGATTGTGTATTGAATCCTTGTTAAATCGGGACAATCGATTACGTCTTACACGGGCTTCTGATGTTGCTGCTGCAATTGCAGAGAGGTGTCTGACAGAAAAT GTCAAAGACGATCGTATGCAATGGTCATTCAAATCTGCAGCTCTCTACTCTCTTGGAATTTTGACAACTTTGG GGTATGGAAAAATAGAGCCTCAAACAATCAATGGACGTATTTCAACAGTGATCtacggattttttggaatcccTCTAACTGTCATTCTCTTGACAAATTTTGGAAGATATTTAGAGGCAATGGCAACAAGGTTTAGAAGACTTATTTCATGTAGAAGACGTCgggaagatgaagatgaaaatGTATCTGGAagtacattattttttattgtactCGTTTATCTTATACTTGGTGCAACAATGATTCCATTGATGAGTGGAcaatttgactttttcaatGGAATTTATTATGCGTTCATTTGCTTGACAGCTATCGAATATGGAGATATTATTCCTCAAAA caaTTGGTTCTTACCTATCAGTGTTTTCTACATGTGCACGGGACTTGCCATATCAACTATTGCTTTAG atattggATCAATTTATGTTCGAAAGCTACATtttattggcaaaaaaataaaaaacattgcCAACATTCGGATTTGGTTCGGTGCCAGGAA tttggaAGTACGAGAACTCATCACAGCAGTTGGACAGAATATTGGAATTGATCAGAATGTGATAGCAGACATAGATATTGATACATTGGTTAAAACAGCAATTCAAGTGAAATTGGGAAGACTTTCAAGAGTTCCTCAAACACATATGATTGTTGAGGGAATATGGCCTCCAGAACTTGTTCCTCTTTTTATGAAA gATGGTCAATTCCCACTTTTTGTCGATTCGGAAGATGATCTCACTGATATGAGGCctaagaaattttcagttcattttgAAGATGAACCAATGATGTCTGAAATAGAGGATACATCTGATTCTGAAACAGCTGCTGATAAATCACAAACCACATCGTCCCGATTGTCTCCAATTCCACGCCGAAGAGCAATGCAAGCCAAATTGAATGGTTCAACTG ACTCAGATCAAGCTTGCCACGACGGCGTTATGAATGTTTCAACAACTATCACCTCTGATCTTTCTACAGATGCATag
- the twk-29 gene encoding Potassium channel domain-containing protein (Confirmed by transcript evidence), whose protein sequence is MRLDEDDDDLKKCNGVNEEDILKAFLEEDFNSQHYDSIWECLQHNRRAIAVNGFIIVFLIIYTTIGGFIFLNFEFEYQQYMKQNATLEKRLCIESLLNRDNRLRLTRASDVAAAIAERCLTENVKDDRMQWSFKSAALYSLGILTTLGYGKIEPQTINGRISTVIYGFFGIPLTVILLTNFGRYLEAMATRFRRLISCRRRREDEDENVSGSTLFFIVLVYLILGATMIPLMSGQFDFFNGIYYAFICLTAIEYGDIIPQNNWFLPISVFYMCTGLAISTIALDIGSIYVRKLHFIGKKIKNIANIRIWFGARNLEVRELITAVGQNIGIDQNVIADIDIDTLVKTAIQVKLGRLSRVPQTHMIVEGIWPPELVPLFMKDGQFPLFVDSEDDLTDMRPKKFSVHFEDEPMMSEIEDTSDSETAADKSQTTSSRLSPIPRRRAMQAKLNGSTDSDQACHDGVMNVSTTITSDLSTDA, encoded by the exons ATGAGATTGGACGAAGACGATGATGATTTAAAGAAATGTAATGGTGTAAATGAAGAAGATATATTGAAAGCTTTTTTAGAAGAAGACTTTAATTCTCAACATTATGATTCCATATGGGAg TGCCTTCAACACAATCGAAGAGCAATAGCCGTCAATGGATTCATTATAGTCTTTCTGATAATTTACACAACAATTGGAggattcatatttttaaattttgagtttgaatACCAGCAATATATGAAACAAAATGCGACACTGGAAAAACGATTGTGTATTGAATCCTTGTTAAATCGGGACAATCGATTACGTCTTACACGGGCTTCTGATGTTGCTGCTGCAATTGCAGAGAGGTGTCTGACAGAAAAT GTCAAAGACGATCGTATGCAATGGTCATTCAAATCTGCAGCTCTCTACTCTCTTGGAATTTTGACAACTTTGG GGTATGGAAAAATAGAGCCTCAAACAATCAATGGACGTATTTCAACAGTGATCtacggattttttggaatcccTCTAACTGTCATTCTCTTGACAAATTTTGGAAGATATTTAGAGGCAATGGCAACAAGGTTTAGAAGACTTATTTCATGTAGAAGACGTCgggaagatgaagatgaaaatGTATCTGGAagtacattattttttattgtactCGTTTATCTTATACTTGGTGCAACAATGATTCCATTGATGAGTGGAcaatttgactttttcaatGGAATTTATTATGCGTTCATTTGCTTGACAGCTATCGAATATGGAGATATTATTCCTCAAAA caaTTGGTTCTTACCTATCAGTGTTTTCTACATGTGCACGGGACTTGCCATATCAACTATTGCTTTAG atattggATCAATTTATGTTCGAAAGCTACATtttattggcaaaaaaataaaaaacattgcCAACATTCGGATTTGGTTCGGTGCCAGGAA tttggaAGTACGAGAACTCATCACAGCAGTTGGACAGAATATTGGAATTGATCAGAATGTGATAGCAGACATAGATATTGATACATTGGTTAAAACAGCAATTCAAGTGAAATTGGGAAGACTTTCAAGAGTTCCTCAAACACATATGATTGTTGAGGGAATATGGCCTCCAGAACTTGTTCCTCTTTTTATGAAA gATGGTCAATTCCCACTTTTTGTCGATTCGGAAGATGATCTCACTGATATGAGGCctaagaaattttcagttcattttgAAGATGAACCAATGATGTCTGAAATAGAGGATACATCTGATTCTGAAACAGCTGCTGATAAATCACAAACCACATCGTCCCGATTGTCTCCAATTCCACGCCGAAGAGCAATGCAAGCCAAATTGAATGGTTCAACTG ACTCAGATCAAGCTTGCCACGACGGCGTTATGAATGTTTCAACAACTATCACCTCTGATCTTTCTACAGATGCATag